TGCGCCGCCTTTACCGATTACGTCACGGATTTTGTCCGAGTTGATTTCCATTACTGCATAATTTGGCGCGTGTGCGTTGATTTCAGTACGGCTAGCAGGCAATACTTCGTTCATTGCGTTTAGGATATGGATACGGCCAGCGTGTGCTTGCTCAAGCGCTTTTTCCATGATATCTGGGGTAATACCTTCGATTTTGATATCCATCTGTAGTGCAGTGATACCGTCTTTTGAACCGGCTACTTTAAAGTCCATATCGCCTAAGTGATCTTCGTCACCTAAGATGTCTGACAATACCGCGAAACGATCGCCTTCTTTAACCAGACCCATAGCGATACCAGCTACTGGCGCTTTCATTGGTACACCGGCGTCCATTAACGCTAAGCTTGCACCACAAACTGAGGCCATTGATGATGAACCGTTTGATTCAGTGATTTCTGATACCACACGGATTACATATGGGAAGCGATCGCTGTCTGGTAGCATGGCTTGAACACCACGGCGTGCTAGACGGCCATGACCGATTTCACGACGCTTAGGCACACCTTCACGGCCGGTTTCGCCTACTGAGAAGTGTGGGAAGTTATAATGCAACATGAAATGATCATGGATAGTACCCGCCAATGAATCAATCAAGTTCACGTCACGAGTGTTACCTAGTGTGGTCGTTACTAGTGCCTGAGTTTCACCACGAGTGAACAATGCTGAACCATGAGTATAAGGTAGAACGCCCACTTGGATATCAAGCGCACGAACGGTATCTAGGTCACGACCATCGATACGTGGCTTACCTGACAAGATAGCGTCACGTACAGTGCGGTATTTTAGATCATCATAGATATCTTTAACTTGCGATTCTTTGTCAGCAAACTCGTCCGCTTCAGGGTCACCAGCTAGCGCTTCAATAGCGGCTGCTTTGATCTCATCTAATCTTTCATAACGATCTTGCTTATCGCTGATTGAGTATGCTTCAGCAACTTGCTTACCAAACTGTGATACTAACTGCTGTTTTAATTCAGCGTCTACTTCAGGCGCTACAAATTCTTGCTTCTCAGTACCAACCGCTTTGGCCAGTTCAATGATGTTATCGATCACAATTTGCTGTTGCTCATGACCGTATAATACAGCACCTAGCATCTGATCTTCAGACAGCTCAGCGGCTTCTGATTCAACCATTAATACCGCAGATTTAGTACCCGCAACTACTAAGTCTAGATCACTTTGCTCTAGCTCTTCGATTGATGGGTTAAGCACATATTCGCCATCGATAAAGCCAACGCGAGCACCACCGATAGGACCATTAAATGGTGCGCTAGAAATAGCCAGTGCTGCTGATGCACCAATCATTGCTGCAATATCAGCGTAGTGTTTCTTATCACTAGAAACCACTGTGGCAGTGATTTGGATTTCGTTAACATAACCTTCAGGGAATAACGGACGAATTGGACGGTCAATTAGACGTGAGGTTAAGGTTTCAAACTCTGTTGGACGGCCTTCACGCTTACCGTAGGCACCAGGGATTTTACCCGCAGCGTACATTTTTTCTTGATAGTTAACGGTTAGCGGGAAGAAGTTTTGACCTTCTTTGGCTTCGCTTTTCACAACAGCAGCAACCAATACAGACACACCGCCCATATGGACCAATACTGAATTGGCTTGTCTAGCGATACGGCCGGTTTCGATAACAACTTGTTCGTTGCCGTATTGGAATTCACGAGAAATGGTATTGAACATTGACATTAATTTTTCCTATTTTTATATATTCGAGATATAAATGAATGAACACATCCTTTGAGACCAAGTTACAGCCTCTAACGTTTAACAGCTTATGCGTATTGGTACCTTTATGCTTATAGTTATATGTCTGCTTGTGGCTATATGCTTAGGGTTATTAATACAGACTATCACTAGTTGTTTTTATATTTACTTTTTTGGATATTCGCTGGTTGCTGGATATGCGCATGAAAAAGTAGATATAAAGCTATAGGATAGAGGTTTTATATTTCAGACCAAACTAAAGTACTAAAACATGTTAAACGTTAGAAGCCTGCTGTCTGCAATAGGACAGGTTCTTATTTTACAGGGATTTGAAAGACTTGACCAATAGTTGACTAAAAAAGTCAGTTACAGGATATTTAGCCCAACCTTAATCCGGTTTTATTAGGTTAAATCACCCCTCGGTGAGATAAAAGCAACTGATACAAAAAACGGCGTGAAATATTCACACCGTTTTTTCTACTTCGTTAGATAGACGCACAAGTTAGGCATAACACCAATCGCTTGGCTCTACCTATCCACTCAAACTGAGTAGATAAATTAACGACGTAAACCTAACTGGCTGATTAGCTCTACATAACGATCTAAATTTTTGCCTTTTAAGTAGTCTAAAAGCTTACGACGTTGGTTAACCATACGAATCAAACCACGGCGGCTATGGTGATCAGCCTTGTGTGCTTTAAAGTGAGCTTGTAGGTCATTGATACGAGCGGTTAACAAAGCAATTTGTACTTCAGGTGAACCAGTGTCACCAGGTGCGCGTTGGTATTGGGCAACGATTTGTTCACGATCTGTTTTGGTTAGCATAACTATCTCCTGCAATGCTTGCGATAAATAAGGTCGATTTTATTGGGGACATCCCTGCATTACTAGAGATGACCTAAAAAAATGACCAAGTAAGCCTAGCATTATAACAAAAAACTACCCATGAGTGGGTAGTTTTTTATCGAATAGACAATAATTTAACAAATTACTTTTTGACGTCATCTTCAGTTGCATGACCGCCAAGCGCATCATCATCTAATGCCACTGTTGTCGCCTCTGCTAGGTTATCTGGGCTTTCATGCTGTTCTAAAGACTTATCGATGGCCTCGCCTTTTAGCGTTGCCTTTACACCATTTGCGTCGTTACTCATAAACAACTCCAGTTGGTAAATTTATTTAGTACGTGAGTGTTCTAAGTTGTCCGCTAGGCCTTCTGCCGCTTCTTTAGGATCTTTATTTTTATTCGGTCCTAAATTACCATCAACCTGATTTTTTAGGGCAGTTAGCTCTGCTTCTGGTTGTTGCTGTGGATATCTTTTCTTATCATCTGAGTTTGACATAATAATTTCCTTTTATTGATTATTGATTAAATAGCAGTCGTAGAAATACGAGTGCGGTTCGTTAATTTTTCAATTAGTTAGTGCTTCAATAGTTAATACTTTAAAAAAAACAGTACTTTAAACTTTAATAAAACTTAGCTCAGTGCCTTATCAATGGCCTCAACAAATGCCTCAATATCATCGGGGTTACGTGAGGTAATAATCACCCCATCTTGCTGCACCTGTTTATCAACATAAGTACCACCAGCGTTATTAATGTCGGTTTGTAGGCTTGGATAAGCAGTTAGTGTCTTACCTTTAACTAGTCCCGTATTGACCAGCAACCAAGGCGCGTGACAAATTGCAGCAACGGTTTTATTGGCATCATAAAACTGCTTCACAAAGCGTTGTGCCTCTTGATTCTGACGAATGGTATCAGCATTTACTGTACCGCCTGGAAGCACAATGGCGTCATAGTCATCGACATTGGCATCTTTTAAAAACAAGTCCGCATTATAAGTGCCCACTTTTTCAACGTCGCCTTCCATCGCCTGTACTTGCTTGTCATCGTTGGTCGTGATTAATACGGTGTTATAACCTTTGTCTTTTAAAAGACGATCGACTTCTGCGTACTCTGACTGTTCAAAATATGAATGTAGTAAAAATGCGACAGTCTTACTCATAATCATTTGCTCCCATTACTTGGTGCGTGAATGTGGTAGCTACTTTTATAATTGCTTTAGTTAGTGTTAGGCCTTAATTAGTCTGATATTTTTCGTTATGACTTATTATTCTTATAATGAGTTGTTTTTATGATTAATTCGCTATTCGGCCTAATCAGTAGCTTATGTATTTAGCATATCGGTTAGAGGCGGCATTCTGTAGGGGTCAGTTGCAAGCAAATGTATGGGATTGTTAGTTATGTTGGGAGAAAGTAACTGTTGTCACTTGAAGGTTAAAATTCAATAGGCACAAAAAAACCTCCATTAGGAGGTTTCGATAAAGCAAATTACTGCTTAAATAGATTAATCATAAGATTTAAACAAAGCGTTTAACGCTGAATCATCTTCTTCGGCTGTAATCGGCCATTGGCCTCTAATCGACCTAATCCTAAAAACTGATTATCAGCGCTGAACAAACGAATATCAACCGCTTGCTCGTTATCAGCAGCAACTGCTTTTAATGCATCGGCGATATAGGTCTCAAGCTCAGATTTGATTTGTGACTTAACATTAAGACGCTGACCCATATGCAGACGCGCACAATCCTCATCTGACACAACCAGTACCGGTATATCCGGAATACAAGCATCAATGCCGAGTAAAGCTGCAAGCCGCTGCTCATGCTCTAACGCTTCTAGTTGATCCAAGGTTATCGCATTTGCAATATCAAACTCACCCACTTGAGTGCGACGTAATGCGGTCAAATGCCCGACACTACCTAATGCAGCGGCAATATCCTCACCCAAGACTCTAACGTAGGTGCCTTTTGAACAGGTGACATCTAATATCAGCCCATCTTCTGCATTACCTGGCTGTAAGCTAAGCTTGGTGATATGCAGTGGTCGTGACTTGCGCTCAACCTCAATGCCAGCTCGAGCATATTCATACAGCTTTTTGCCGTCTTTTTTTAGGGCGGAATACATTGGCGGTATTTGTTCGATATAGCCTGTAAACTGCTCGGCAACTTTATT
Above is a window of Psychrobacter sp. FDAARGOS_221 DNA encoding:
- the rpsO gene encoding 30S ribosomal protein S15, with amino-acid sequence MLTKTDREQIVAQYQRAPGDTGSPEVQIALLTARINDLQAHFKAHKADHHSRRGLIRMVNQRRKLLDYLKGKNLDRYVELISQLGLRR
- a CDS encoding type 1 glutamine amidotransferase domain-containing protein, whose amino-acid sequence is MSKTVAFLLHSYFEQSEYAEVDRLLKDKGYNTVLITTNDDKQVQAMEGDVEKVGTYNADLFLKDANVDDYDAIVLPGGTVNADTIRQNQEAQRFVKQFYDANKTVAAICHAPWLLVNTGLVKGKTLTAYPSLQTDINNAGGTYVDKQVQQDGVIITSRNPDDIEAFVEAIDKALS
- the pnp gene encoding polyribonucleotide nucleotidyltransferase, coding for MSMFNTISREFQYGNEQVVIETGRIARQANSVLVHMGGVSVLVAAVVKSEAKEGQNFFPLTVNYQEKMYAAGKIPGAYGKREGRPTEFETLTSRLIDRPIRPLFPEGYVNEIQITATVVSSDKKHYADIAAMIGASAALAISSAPFNGPIGGARVGFIDGEYVLNPSIEELEQSDLDLVVAGTKSAVLMVESEAAELSEDQMLGAVLYGHEQQQIVIDNIIELAKAVGTEKQEFVAPEVDAELKQQLVSQFGKQVAEAYSISDKQDRYERLDEIKAAAIEALAGDPEADEFADKESQVKDIYDDLKYRTVRDAILSGKPRIDGRDLDTVRALDIQVGVLPYTHGSALFTRGETQALVTTTLGNTRDVNLIDSLAGTIHDHFMLHYNFPHFSVGETGREGVPKRREIGHGRLARRGVQAMLPDSDRFPYVIRVVSEITESNGSSSMASVCGASLALMDAGVPMKAPVAGIAMGLVKEGDRFAVLSDILGDEDHLGDMDFKVAGSKDGITALQMDIKIEGITPDIMEKALEQAHAGRIHILNAMNEVLPASRTEINAHAPNYAVMEINSDKIRDVIGKGGATIRQLTEDTGAVIDIDDNGTIRIFGENKAATKEAIRQIEAITAEVEVGKVYKGTVARVVDFGAFVTVLPGTDGLVHISQIADERVESVSDYLKEGQEINVLVQDVDNRGRIKLTMKGVEQDA
- the truB gene encoding tRNA pseudouridine(55) synthase TruB; amino-acid sequence: MTKDSKPTKSRVSGVILIDKPQGITSQQVVSKVKYLLKSPNHDSKKAGHTGTLDPMATGLLPVCLGEATKFSHYQLDAYKSYQAVIKLGQQTDTGDAEGQVVTEMAVPDIDQQMLNKVAEQFTGYIEQIPPMYSALKKDGKKLYEYARAGIEVERKSRPLHITKLSLQPGNAEDGLILDVTCSKGTYVRVLGEDIAAALGSVGHLTALRRTQVGEFDIANAITLDQLEALEHEQRLAALLGIDACIPDIPVLVVSDEDCARLHMGQRLNVKSQIKSELETYIADALKAVAADNEQAVDIRLFSADNQFLGLGRLEANGRLQPKKMIQR